Proteins from a genomic interval of Bacillota bacterium:
- the amrB gene encoding AmmeMemoRadiSam system protein B, whose product MIGGGAGAVAAAVLLCLLAAGGVRLRAGGAGAAQTARPEARAGAHPIVAADFVTPEQFAVAVAQADEVATEIHRLAGDGGGAGEASDSASAVARPVAAVVPHHLIGARLIAGLLAYLADEPPTTLVIVGPDHRNAGPPVGVGTADWQVGGGEGTVVGTVAVDQALVGRLLRERIGVEANEVQAGEHSLGNMLPFVRRYLPETRVVTLSLRGDLAREQAIGLGRFLRSWKADGQLFVLASIDFSHYLDRGQADRCDALTLTALRRGDWDRLFTLGPNYLDSPAALAVAFAFAGSLDQPKPLVVEHLNSATVLGQPALRETTSYFLMVAPPAKEDMPPAGAGSPATRLRARGEAQHQGRLSTVYGGAPGDQEVGTALQDPHGGGRVNCPTGPAGRSPANSEAGRGLTTAQSRSVAGRKGVTVDKTPPGHASQDSGPWGGPVKWASQRSKVH is encoded by the coding sequence ATGATCGGCGGCGGCGCCGGTGCGGTTGCCGCCGCCGTCCTCCTCTGCCTTCTCGCCGCCGGCGGGGTCCGCCTGCGGGCCGGCGGAGCCGGAGCGGCGCAGACGGCGAGACCGGAGGCGCGGGCCGGAGCGCACCCCATCGTCGCCGCCGACTTCGTGACCCCGGAGCAGTTCGCCGTCGCTGTTGCCCAGGCCGACGAGGTGGCGACGGAGATCCACCGTCTTGCCGGCGACGGGGGCGGGGCGGGCGAAGCGTCCGATTCAGCGTCGGCCGTCGCCCGCCCCGTCGCCGCGGTTGTCCCCCACCATCTGATCGGCGCCCGGCTGATCGCCGGGCTATTGGCCTATCTGGCCGACGAGCCGCCGACGACCCTGGTCATCGTCGGTCCCGATCACCGCAATGCCGGGCCCCCGGTGGGGGTAGGTACGGCGGACTGGCAGGTGGGGGGCGGGGAGGGGACGGTCGTGGGGACGGTGGCGGTCGACCAGGCTCTGGTGGGCCGGTTGCTGCGGGAGAGGATCGGGGTTGAGGCCAACGAGGTGCAGGCCGGGGAGCATTCCCTGGGCAACATGCTGCCCTTCGTTCGCCGCTACCTGCCGGAAACACGGGTGGTGACGCTTTCCCTGCGGGGGGATCTGGCCCGGGAGCAGGCCATCGGCCTTGGGCGGTTCCTGCGGTCCTGGAAGGCCGATGGACAACTCTTTGTCCTGGCCTCGATCGATTTCTCGCACTACCTTGACCGAGGCCAGGCCGACCGCTGCGATGCCCTGACCCTGACCGCCCTGCGACGCGGGGATTGGGACAGGCTCTTCACCCTTGGCCCCAACTACCTCGACTCTCCGGCCGCGCTGGCCGTCGCCTTCGCCTTTGCCGGCAGCCTGGACCAGCCGAAACCGCTGGTGGTCGAACACCTGAATTCGGCGACCGTGCTCGGGCAACCGGCATTGCGAGAGACGACGAGCTACTTCCTGATGGTCGCGCCGCCGGCGAAGGAGGACATGCCCCCTGCGGGTGCCGGGTCGCCCGCTACGCGGCTACGGGCTCGTGGTGAAGCTCAACACCAGGGACGACTATCGACGGTATACGGCGGTGCCCCGGGAGACCAAGAAGTGGGAACGGCTCTACAGGACCCGCACGGCGGTGGGAGAGTCAACTGCCCGACAGGACCGGCTGGCCGATCTCCGGCGAATAGTGAGGCTGGCCGCGGCCTGACGACAGCACAGTCAAGATCAGTGGCCGGGCGCAAAGGGGTCACTGTCGACAAAACACCGCCAGGGCACGCATCACAAGATTCCGGGCCCTGGGGAGGCCCTGTCAAATGGGCTTCGCAACGATCGAAGGTCCACTGA
- a CDS encoding MoxR family ATPase: MEYTIEWLRRAFEADGYISDEDIIVTVYLALRLGKPLLIEGAPGVGKTEIAKVLSRIFHTEMIRLQCYEGLDENKALYEWNYQKQLLHIQVGKESGQAGAGDLFSQEYLLERPLLKAIRAETTPVLLIDEVDKCDEEFEAFLFEVLSDFTV, encoded by the coding sequence ATGGAGTACACCATCGAATGGCTCCGCCGGGCCTTTGAGGCCGACGGCTACATCAGCGACGAGGACATCATCGTCACGGTCTATCTGGCCTTGCGCCTGGGAAAGCCGCTCCTTATCGAAGGGGCGCCGGGGGTCGGCAAGACAGAGATCGCCAAGGTCCTCAGCCGGATCTTCCACACCGAGATGATCCGCCTGCAGTGCTACGAGGGGCTGGACGAGAACAAGGCCCTCTATGAATGGAACTATCAGAAGCAGTTGCTCCATATCCAGGTCGGCAAGGAGAGCGGCCAGGCGGGCGCCGGCGACCTCTTCTCCCAGGAGTACCTGTTGGAGCGGCCGCTGCTCAAGGCCATCCGGGCCGAGACCACACCGGTCCTCCTCATCGACGAGGTCGATAAGTGCGACGAGGAATTCGAGGCCTTCCTCTTCGAGGTTCTCTCCGACTTCACCGT